The following are from one region of the Capsicum annuum cultivar UCD-10X-F1 chromosome 1, UCD10Xv1.1, whole genome shotgun sequence genome:
- the LOC107878814 gene encoding cinnamoyl-CoA reductase 1 has translation MPSESGKVVCVTGAGGFIASWLVKLLLQKGYTVRGTVRNPADPKNSHMRELEGAKERLTLCRADLLDCQSLREAIYGCDGVFHTACPVTDDPEQMLEPAIIGTKNVIIVAAEAKVRRVVFTSSICTVYMNPNRAPDKVVDETCWSDLDFCKNTKNWYCYGKMVAEKTAWNEARKKEVNLIVINPVLVLGPLLQSTVNASVLHILKYLTGSAKTYANLTQAYVHVKDVALAHIIVYETPSASGRYICAESVLHRGELVEILAKLFPEYPIPIKCSDNMRPRSKPYKFTNQKLKDLGLEFTPVKQCLYETVKSLQEKGHLPLQKSIQDFKWISAL, from the exons ATGCCATCAGAATCCGGCAAAGTTGTTTGTGTTACCGGCGCCGGAGGTTTCATTGCGTCTTGGCTTGTTAAACTCCTTCTACAAAAAGGTTACACTGTTAGAGGAACCGTTAGGAATCCTG CTGATCCCAAAAATAGTCACATGAGGGAACTTGAAGGTGCAAAGGAAAGATTGACTCTGTGTAGAGCTGATCTTCTGGACTGCCAGAGTTTGAGAGAAGCAATCTATGGATGTGATGGAGTTTTCCACACCGCTTGCCCTGTCACTGATGATCCA GAACAAATGCTGGAGCCAGCAATAATTGGGACCAAGAATGTGATAATAGTAGCTGCAGAAGCCAAAGTTCGGAGGGTTGTATTTACTTCATCAATTTGTACGGTGTACATGAACCCCAACAGGGCTCCTGATAAAGTTGTGGACGAGACTTGTTGGAGTGATCTTGATTTTTGCAAGAATACCAAg AATTGGTATTGCTATGGGAAAATGGTGGCGGAAAAAACAGCGTGGAATGAGgcaagaaaaaaagaagtgaatTTGATCGTTATCAATCCAGTGTTGGTGCTTGGACCACTGCTCCAATCAACAGTGAATGCAAGTGTTCTTCACATACTAAAGTACCTAACTGGATCTGCTAAAACATATGCCAATTTAACTCAGGCATATGTTCATGTTAAGGATGTGGCACTAGCCCACATAATTGTCTACGAGACTCCTTCTGCATCTGGACGCTATATCTGTGCTGAGAGCGTACTTCATCGCGGTGAACTAGTCGAAATTCTCGCTAAATTATTTCCTGAGTATCCTATCCCCATCAA GTGCTCAGATAACATGAGGCCAAGGTCAAAACCGTACAAATTCACGAATCAAAAGCTAAAGGACTTGGGGTTGGAATTTACACCTGTGAAACAATGCTTATACGAGACAGTGAAGAGTCTGCAGGAGAAGGGTCACCTACCACTTCAGAAAAGTATTCAGGATTTTAAGTGGATAAGTGCATTATAA